One Mercurialis annua linkage group LG3, ddMerAnnu1.2, whole genome shotgun sequence DNA window includes the following coding sequences:
- the LOC126672337 gene encoding uncharacterized protein LOC126672337 produces MKAAELSEKKRRKGKNKKRNQKRSQSQDLKTEGQGLTKVGASPLREVWPPKMKTEIRDTRKFCKFYDEHGHKTDECRGLKVEIERMIDAGELRKFIAHKTKSSVKGEKRSRDDKGKEKEEERLIKILGTIHMTNGGGHSSSTIRRKQRREVMNIRETHMPLVIFDVEDYEHVKAPHNDVLVVTTIIENWNTERIPINEGSTVNLMTNVAYKMLGRTAARLRRVPIPLSGLEGPSINPFGAMSLDNRPRKGNQQKAHVSF; encoded by the exons ATGAAGGCCGCAGAGCTATCCGAGAAAAAGAGGCGAAAGggaaagaataaaaaaagaaaccAAAAGAGAAGTCAAAGTCAAGATCTGAAGACAGAAGGGCAAGGCCTGACGAAGGTAGGCGCTTCGCCCCTCAGGGAAG TATGGCCACCTAAGATGAAGACTGAAATAAGAGACACCAGGAAATTCTGCAAATTTTATGATGAACACGGGCACAAAACGGACGAGTGCAGAGGTTTAAAAGTGGAAATAGAAAGAATGATAGATGCAGGCGAGCTAAGGAAGTTCATAGCCCACAAAACAAAAAGCAGTGTTAAGGGAGAAAAGAGAAGTAGGGACGACaagggaaaagaaaaggaagaagaaaggcTAATCAAGATCCTGGGGACCATACACATGACTAATGGAGGAGGACATAGCAGTTCGACCATTAGGAGAAAACAGAGGAGAGAGGTGATGAACATCAGGGAAACACACATGCCACTGGTAATCTTTGACGTTGAGGATTATGAGCACGTAAAAGCACCCCACAATGACGTTTTGGTGGTGACAAccatcattgaaaattggaacacgGAGCGAATCCCCATAAACGAAGGAAGTACTGTGAATCTTATGACGAACGTTGCATACAAAATGCTAGGACGGACCGCAGCAAGGCTGCGCCGAGTCCCGATTCCATTATCCGGACTCGAAGGGCCTTCTATCAACCCGTTTGGCGCTATGTCTCTggataatcggcccagaaaggGGAATCAACAAAAAGCTCATGTCTCCTTTTAA
- the LOC126674693 gene encoding oleosin 18.2 kDa-like: MADRAQPHQVQVHRYEPGYKAQQKGPSASKVLAVMTLLPIGGGLLGLSGMTLAGTLIGLAVTTPVFIIFSPVIVPAAIVVGLAMMAFMASGAFGLTGATSVSWVLKYIREATRTMPESLDQAKRRMQDMAGYVGQKTKEVGQEIQRKAHEGK, from the coding sequence ATGGCTGATCGTGCACAGCCCCACCAGGTGCAAGTCCACCGCTATGAACCTGGCTACAAGGCTCAACAAAAGGGTCCTTCAGCTTCCAAAGTTCTAGCTGTGATGACCCTTCTCCCCATCGGCGGCGGTCTTCTCGGACTCTCCGGTATGACACTAGCAGGTACTCTCATCGGCCTAGCGGTTACGACTCCAGTTTTCATCATCTTTAGCCCTGTCATTGTTCCTGCTGCTATTGTTGTTGGCCTTGCCATGATGGCATTCATGGCTTCCGGTGCTTTTGGGCTGACCGGGGCGACTTCGGTGTCGTGGGTGTTGAAGTATATCCGAGAAGCTACGCGGACCATGCCTGAGTCGCTGGATCAGGCGAAGAGGCGCATGCAGGATATGGCGGGTTATGTAGGACAGAAGACTAAGGAAGTGGGGCAAGAAATCCAGAGGAAGGCACATGAAgggaagtaa